From Primulina huaijiensis isolate GDHJ02 unplaced genomic scaffold, ASM1229523v2 scaffold28027, whole genome shotgun sequence:
atttaccTAATACGAAAATCAACTTGAACTAGAAgttaaagaatttatttttatcataaatataaatagaaACAGAAACGTGAATTTCGGAAGATAAAAGGCATCTCCTCCTCGGCCTTTCTACTTTAAAGTGAACTCACTACATCAACGCTTCAGATCTCCACTTTGTCtctcctttatctttatttagATTCTCTttgtttattgttattttttttgcagaaaataattatattcttCTTGTTTGTCGTCGTCGTGTGCGCGCTGCGATTTGATGATGAACTGTTCTTTAGGACATgtgtgaaaataaaaaaaaaaaaaNAATTATTCTAATCTGGTCTATTTGAATTCGATATCATGAATGATCGAAGACTAATTTCATACTGCTATATTAGATATTATGTACACTACAtacatacaaatatatattagatAATTACTAAATAAATGAAGATTTGAAATGTTACTTTTATCTGATTTTTAGATACttaatggtttaaaaaaatattttatacaaatTTGATTTCAATTAGGTACAATCTGATTTTAAACAAGTTCAATTCGATTTGGTTTTGGATTGGATTACACTCTCAATCTGATAAATCTGAAACCGATCCAATCCGATATCATAAATGATTGGTCGGATTTCATCATGTATATAGACAGATATGAATTTTCAAGATCGGAGTTCAATaatgatggatttttttttttaatctgagAACtgattatgtttttaaaattttcttcgtAAAGAAAAGGGTCGGGTTCAATTCATTGAAAGCAGATGTGTATATTAAGAGGACTTGCGATTAAATACATGgaaatccagacaaacagcccAATTCTTCCTTCAATGGCCCACCCACAAATCAAAAGGATCAATAGATAATGGGCTGGCCACCCATTTAGAAACTGCGTTTGAGAACCAAAATTTTAAGATAAGAATTGAAACGGCCCAAATGATAAGACGACCAATTAAtattattagttttaaaattaaaatattaggaATTATGACAAATAAAATTTGGCAAACTTAAATTTTTCTACCTCTTGTGACACTATCTTATTGATATTTATTCGTGATAGGTCAACATcattcatattcacaataaaaaataatattattgacataaaaaataattctttttcacggatgatccaaataaaacatatttatcgcaaaattgactcatgagatcgtctcataaaattttttgtgttCTTCTAAAATTCATCgatattagtaaaaaaaatccTTAATTCATAAAACATCAAGAGGTGCACACTAATTTATAGACAATTCCATCGATCATATAAATAGTAATTCAGTTGATACCTAATCCGGACATCGTCGACGTGACATTAATTCCAGTTAGTCCCTATCTGTGAAGCATCAAAGTGGTCCAGGAATTATTTGCcttattcttcttcttctttgacaTTCATTTATGAATAGATTCATGTCGATCGATGTAGATGTGTATGATCCAATTGTGGTTTATTTTATGACCATATATAAGTTCAAAGAGAAAAACCCTTTAatgattatattaattattatgttaTCCACATTTAACAAAAAAGGAAATACAAATTTGAGCACCAATAAAAGAATTTCCTGATCAATTGGAGAAATGGATATCTTGTGACAAGCCTGGACAAGCTAGGATCCCCACATAATTGCAAATACTAGAGTCAAGGAtcgaattaatataatatatatgtgtcCATAANAAAATGTAGATTCATTTTCAAGATTGCTCGTTTATCTCCCTTCATATTTCAAATCATGACACTAATTGTTtagcaatttattttttatattcataaaaatTAGATAACATCAACAGATTCAAATGGTATGGTAAGAAAAGATCTTTATTACTATGAAAACAAGAAACACGTACAATTGAAAAACGAACTTTAAATTTAATGTACGACTACGAGATCAAATTTTCTCATATAAGTTCGGATGTTTAAATCTTATTAAATTCCAAATAGTTGAATTGAACTAATTACTAGCTTGTTTAGAATTGTTACTATCAGtttaatgatttatatatatgctAATCATTACAACTATGGagaaaactgtatttttaattttgttactttATCATGATTTTGATAATCTATGATATAAATTTCGGTTTTAGTCCtcccaatttttgacaactttaataatttttctgacGAAGTGTTGATGTGACACTACACACGTCATCGTCACATCAACGTTGCATTAGTTCAACATATGTCggaaaaaaatgactaaaattactaaaaatcaaaatatgcaaaactaaaactaaaatttaataacaCATAAGACAAAAATAACAAATGTATCCAAATATGCAGTTTTCACAATTCTTATTATGATTTCTAAAGTAAAAGTTATTTGCTATTTTGAGGGTATGTCTCCAAAGATGAACTCATTCAATTATGAATGATCGAAACCATTTTAATGCGATTAATTTAACACactgaaacatgaataatacCCAACAACCTTGTGTTACGAGTTCACTTAGTGATCACCAATTAATCGAATAAGAAACACCACATTTATTTACTtataaaaaacaataacaatattATCTAAAAGAAATaacaatgttatatatatatttagtttgCGCCACACTTTCGAACAATTCTATTTAATAATGATTTTAGAAGATTGTGGATCCACCATATCTTAATCCGTGaccataaaatttcatttaaaaagaaaaactaaGAGGTATCCAAGGGAATATCTGgccaatgaagtaagtaatttCTTGCCAAAAATAGCCACACAAGATTGTTGGTGCTTGATTTGTATATATTGATGTGGTGGTTGTGGAAATGAAAGGTACACAATGAAATAGAAATTAGGGTTCATTTGCAAAATTGTTTGTTTCTTCATAGCTACCATTTTTCAATCGAATATCACTTTCAGCAACTCATTTATTTATCCATAACGATAGCAATCATAGCCTCAAATTTTATGATAGAAGCGGATTTATGTATTTTGATAAtgaaacataaactttaaaaaaatgcaGCACGTCGATTTGAAGGTTCTGTACGTAGTAATCcactaaaaaaaaacttatataaataattgtaaTTTATTGTTCAATTGAATTCCAGGAACCTTTGATATGCCAGAATCATGGTTCATGGCTCGGGCTCCACGGGGCTgagaattctttttttttaaaaataaaaataaaaaataaaaattcaactttATTAAAAAATCTAGCTTGCTTGTATATATCCATAATAAATACAAGATCTTGCCTCATTCGATCGTCCTCAATGGAACTCTCTCCAAAATCATGAGTTAGACAACTGTCTACTCGACAtagacaaaatttaaaatatttgtttacaCGAAAAATCCTTGCATTTTATCTATAATATCCTaagtttatttttatcaaacttTACAAGATTTCTCATccatcaattattatttaataacagCTTGGAAATTAACAAGTGTGATAATGTTTATATAATGATTTGTGAAAccatttcaaagaaaaaaaatctatgAATTCATTACTAAAAATATTCCTTCTCTGTCTACATATACTATTTTTAATAAACTTCTTGTTAATATAtctaaggcaaaaacttgtgtgagacggtctcacgggtcgtattttgtgagacgaatatcttatttggatcatccatgaaaaaatattactttttatgctaagagtattgttttttattatgaatatatgtagggttgactcgtctcacagataaagattcgtgagaccgtcttacaagagacctactctatgtCTAAATCCAAATGAACAGATAAAAAGTAAAGAAATTGGACATTCAGGCCAACCATTTTTGTTTTAGCAAGCTTCGTAATCAAATGTTATGACTCTTATTTATTCTCTAttattaattatgtaatttgtggcctaaaaattatatttgtatttaGGGAATGCGTAACCATAATCGAGCAAAAACCAAGATTATTACATATCAGATTGAGATTAAGCTACAGTAAACGAATCATGCATGACATATCGATCGAACGTCGGGCGTCGTATATTAAtcacttaatattattattttgtaatatGATTTGACAAATTCAAATCGCATCTTATAATCCTATAATATATTAGTATACTTAAATTAACTTCTTCGATGAACAATTAATATTTGCTACAATATTTGGACAAGGTGAGTCCACTaagttttcttaaaataatataaaatggcATGAATTGACCATTGTATAGCGAAACAATAATAAATGTAATCAAAACCCTCGAATCATATTAATTCACAACTTGCAAAATTGGTAATTAATACATAAACATGAAAAGCTAATTAAAGAAAAAGACAGAATGGGGATTTGACAGGCAACACGTAAACCATAGAAGGATAGTGGTGAAGGGAGGGGAAAACGAAACGCAAGAAAGACAGTGACAAGATCTTTGGCTGGTTAGGTCAATGAATCTGATCTTTTGTTCATAAGGTATTAAATTTGGTGAAAATTTGTGTTaccttattttttttacacCCTTTGGTGAAAAATTTCACGTCAAAATTTGAATATCTTTTCCCCCCCTTGTCTTGGTTACAATAATATTACGATGTTATTTGATGTCGAGTATGGGTCAAGTGGTGAAGTGCAAGCCATTTTTGTTAAAGTGTGCATTAATGGCGGAAACCCATTCATTCCAAAGGCATACCATACCACGTGTGAGAAATGGGATCGTTGTAATTTTGGCCACTTTTTTGTACTTtcgatgaattaattaattagttcatcatcgatttataaaaatatgaagTAGCTAGCATACCAAATAGGGAGAATTGGGCATAGGCTAGCTAGGCTAGTTTGGATAGATTCACCCTCTTATCATATAACAAGACTACTTTAATCCTAGGAAtccattttataaattaattaattgaataaataaattacaaaGAACCTTGAAAACGTAAATACTGTGACTTGGGTAAGGAACAAGACACAGTCTCCCACACGTAGCATGTGAATTTAAGATTAGTCAATTATAACTCCAAGCCTAGAGAGCTTAAAAATCCAGTAAACTTCTTTGTTCCATGTGTTgctactaaaatatttaattcactTGGAGTTCGCCCAAAACTCAACGAGATTGCGTGGTTTGTGGGTCGGTTCAAAATTAGTGCCATATCATgttctttattttatataataataatgagtaatatattattttaaaataaattttatataatttaaccATAGAGATGAAATAATAACGGAAACGGAAAAGAATATTCTTGAGTTTGCTCTACAAACTTTAAAAGGCCTAAATAACATCCTCCAAGAAAGTAAAATCAATTGGTTTATTCTTTAGCGGAAGTTTCGTCAAATTAAGAAGGATTTTTGATGATCTTCTCGTTTCGCTAGTTCGGGATCATGGTCATCTCGCATGGTTTACTCTATTTGGTTTGTGCTTAATGTACTAAACCTTTTCAAACTCATACATAGAGCATGTACTTGGATGTATATATCATCACTATGCGTAGGACTCTTTTTTGGTTGGTATAGTTGTTTAAACTTGTTCTTGTTTAGTCTAAAATCGTTTGAGTAACATCATATTTAAGAATATTTCTCAATCTAAACAAATCAATACACAATAGATAAAATAACATGATgaccataaacatatatattcatttGTTCATATGACAAACTTTTCAATCAACATGATTATGACATAATATCAACTTTGTCAAaccagaaaatatttttttaatccaaatatcattcataaaagaaaaacaataaaaataaattaatagagTAATGGATTTACTATGACCCAAACCACATGTACTCAAATGAAGCACACAAAATTATaagcaataataaaaaaaattctcttaattaattaaaattagcatactattgttaaaataaaactattaaaattgttatcaagtttaattcaattgtttttgctaacttttaacttTTTATAGATTTTGTTTACTTTTTTTATGTTTGGTTTTTAGAATTACAtatttagataattaattttatatcagaatatatatttttcggtCGATACTTATatctaaatttcattaaaaaatttctaCATGCGAAAATGcttcataaaacaaaaatttacatCTTATAGCTTTCGAGCAATGGCTGTAAACAAAACATAGAGATTGCTTCCTCTAACATCcattttaaggaaaaaagatttctaaaattattttcaaaatgatctcaaatttAGCCAAAAATTCACTAATGATATTGATAAAAGAAGATCATATGCCAAATCAGTAAATCAAATGCTATAACTATTAAGTCTCATTACAAAAAACTTGAATCACTTGCTATCATGAAAGATTTTCATTCACTTGATTGTAATATAACAGAAGAAGATATGGTAAAAAATGAGAATGACTTGAACATTATCAACTATAATGGAGCGAATTTCTACATATTTAACATCATCTTTGGGACAAAACTAAAAACTgagttaatataaatatatattctacttttcttctcaaatgataaaaaaaatgcccTAACCAACAAAGAGACATCAGATAAAAAtggatcaagaatgtcaaacacaataaaaatactTCAATTTATTTGTATCATCAATTGCTAGCTCTAGGGAAACATCAAAGgttaaacaaattatatataagaacaaatgaaatgaaaaacaaaatgaaaacaaaatactACAATCATCATAATAGAATGCAAAATCTCTTTCGACAAACAAATGTCacaaagaggaaaaaaaaaggtgaaaataacaaaaaacgaATGTCacatagaagaaaaagaaaagcatggagaaaacaatttaaaaaaagttaagaagaatgataaaaaaagtgaaaaaagaATACAAATGTAATACTAAAGGCCAAAAGAATATAATAAACACatgaactaaaaaataaatgcaCAAGACATCAATTTCTaccaatataaatataattgaatGATAACtactaaaatgaattaaattctaTTAACCTTAACATGGACAATGACTAAAATAACCCTATCAACTATATCAAAATGCAAAACAAGAGGTCATAATAGTAAGCTCACAAATAGAACTCAAATATTTATAGGTATGAATGATAAAACAAGTGAAAAAAGAATACAAAGGCAATACTAAAGGTCAAAAGAATATAATAAACACatgaactaaaaaataaatgcaCAAGATATCAATTTCTACCaacataaatataattgaaTGATAACtactaaaatgaattaaattctaTTAACCTTAACATGGACAATGACTAAAATAACCCTATCAACTATATAAAAATGCAAAACAAGAGGTCATAATAGTAAGCTCACAAATagaactcatatatttatagtaCTCAAATGAAGCACACAAAATTATaagcaataataaaaaaaattctcttaattaattaaaattagcatactattgttaaaataaaactattaaaattgttatcaagtttaattcaattgtttttgctaacttttaacttTTTATAGATTTTGTTTACTTTTTTTATGTTTGGTTTTTAGAATTACAtatttagataattaattttatatcagaatatatatttttcggtCGATACTTATatctaaatttcattaaaaaatttctaCATGCGAAAATGcttcataaaacaaaaatttacatCTTATAGCTTTCGAGCAATGGCTGTAAACAAAACATAGAGATTGCTTCCTCTAACATCCATTTTAAGGGAAAAAgatttctaaaattattttcaaaatgatctcaaatttAGCCAAAAATTCACTAACGATATTGATAAAAGAAGATCATATGCCAAATCAGTAAATCAAATGCTATAACTATTAAGTCTCATTACAAAAAACTTGAATCACTTGCTATCATGAAAGATTTTCATTCACTTGATTGTAATATAACAGAAGAAGATATGGTAAAAAATGAGAATGACTTGAACATTATCAACTATAATGGAGCGAATTTCTACATATTTAACATCATCTTTGGGACAAAACTAAAAACTgagttaatataaatatatattctacttttcttctcaaatgataaaaaaaatgcccTAACCAACAAAGAGACATCAGATAAAAAATGGATCAAGAATGTCAAGCACAATAAAAGTACTTCAATTTATTTGTATCATCAATTGCTAGCTCTAGGGAAACATCAAAGgttaaacaaattatatataagaacaaatgaaatgaaaaacaaaatgaaaacaaaatactACAATCATCATAATAGAATGCAAAATCTCTTTCAACAAACAAATGTCAcaaagaggaaaaaaaaggtgaaaataacaaaaaacgaatgtcacaaagaagaaaaagaaaaacatggagaaaacaatttaaaaaaagttaataaGAATGATAAAACAAGTGAAAAAAGAATACAAATGTAATACTAAAGGCCAAAAGAATATAATAAACACatgaactaaaaaataaatgcaCAAGACATCAATTTCTACCaacataaatataattgaaTGATAACtactaaaatgaattaaatcctattaaCCTTAACATGGACAATGACTAAAATATCCCTATCAactatataaaaatgtaaaacaAGAGGTCATAATAGTAAGCTCACAAataaaactcatatatttataggtatatatagatatagatatatacatataaaggAAAGGATTCCCGTACCATAAAAAAGTCGCATTGACCAATAGATAAGGTAAAATGATTGAAGAAAATGAAATGCGATCCCAAACAAAAGTCCTCAAATTGGGACTACTTGCCTTGGGGTCCCAAGACACTAGTCTTGTTTGACCAAAAAAAGACCTCTACATTGCtttataaacaaatattttgttcTAACGTTTTAAAACACTAAAACGTAGAAGTATGCCCCCAAAATATGCATGcgaaacccaaaaaaaatctgCATCTGAAATCTgcataacattttcaaaaatttcgtTTCGTgcgataaaaatatttatgggaTACAACACTGCCCAACATATCAGAGGAGGAAAAGTAGCTTTTACAATAAGAACATAATTCCACGAGACATCtcccaaaatcttgaaaataagaAGAATAACAAATGTTTTCTGCAGACGGACAGTcctgaaataaaagaaaaataagaagtCGGGCAGGTTGGGTTTGGGGTCCTGTTGGATATGGTGATGCCATGCTCCCTTTAATATGGGTTCAGGGCCTCGAGAAACACACACATTCAGCGTGTGTGATGTGAGAGagatagagagagagagacacAGACACTGCTACGCTTATTTGTTCTCCTTTTCCCCACCCTCTTTATTCTCTTCAAAATTCGATACACTTCCTGTACTCAAAACTGAGTTCTTTGAGAAGAAATCAAAACACCATCTTCCCCTATAAAGCCCCATAAATCTCTGGGCTTCTTTTCTTCGGTTTCGTATCTTTGATCCTTATTTTCCACATTGTCTCGTACTCTCGTTTCCGCGTTCACAGTTTGATTGTCTTAATGTTTCTAATTCgctcttgatttttttttctttttccccaCATTGTTTTGGAGTGGATTTTCATCTAGTATTCTTGGAATTCGGCTTGGCTTTGCATGTCAATAAATCAAAGTGACAAACTTGTGGGTTTTTTTTCCTTAGTCTGATTTGTTGTCTCTTTATTGCACAAAAGATATGGCTACCCGCGTTCATCCAATTGATTTTTGCATCATATTCTTTTGTCAGaatcaatttttgttttgaatctCTTAATGGAGAGGAAGGGACCACAATTTGTTGGAGAAAGAGAAGGAAGTTTACATCTTGCCGTATTTTCAATGAGTCAAGAAACTGATTTCTATATGAAGTTGTGAGACAATGAGAGATGAAAACTCCAAGAAAAGCAAGGTTTGTTTTAGTGAAAGAAACAGAAGTGCATTAATGAGGTTTCGTGAAATAAACAGTTTTCTGTATTGTTGCTGTCGAGATTTCTGATTTTTGTGTTTCTTGATCAAGTTTTCATGGCCCAAGACTCTAGTCAAGAAATGGTTCAACATCAAGAGCAGAGCTGAAGATTTTCATGCTGATGACATCATCAATGGAGGTAGTTTTCATCTCGATCTGATTTAGGACTTTGGAGAAAATTGATTGTTGAATCCTGTATTATTGGTTTTTGAGGTCATTTATGTCCTTTTCTTCTCTTATATCATCATATGGGCATCAATCACTGTTTGATTCTGCATTAAATTATCTGCTTAGATCTCGTATTTGTTGCATTCATTTCTTTGGTGACttcctattttttattttttcaaaagaaattgTGCCCGAAGGAAATTATAATTTGTTGTTTTGTGCTGTGCAAATGTGGGTATTCTGCTGCGACAGTGAATTACACAGCTTTAAAAAGCTTTAAGTTTTTGCTTTTTCAGGTGTTGATGAAGAATGGAGTAACAACTTCTCAGAGAGGGTGGCATTCACGACCAAGAAAAGCAAAACAGGTCCAGAATCAAACAATTGGTTCATCTTTTGGACCACTGAAACATAATTTGCTATTCCTGGCATTTTCTATTAGAGTTTTTCCTTCCATTTCCATCATTCTTGGAATTGCCGCTTATTTCTTTATCGAATCCGCAGAGAAATCGAATAGGCTAAATGCTGATCGGCTGCGACGGAATAAGATTGATCTTGATGCCTCCCAAATTACAGATGTACACAATTATAGGTGTGTgcttcttttaaatttttaaatcaaaactctAAATTATAGGCATTCATGTGAATAAAAGCGAGTCCTTTATCGATGTAACCTTTGTTAAATTGGGATAGGATCTTTGTGGCAACATGGAATGTGGCTGGAAAATCGCCACCTAGTTATTTGAATCTTGAAGAATGGCTACATAGTTCACCTCCTGCTGATATCTATGTTCTTGGGTGAGTCAATTAATCTCAACCTACCCTTATGTTTACCTTTGGTTAAATGTTGATGAAGTCTATTAATTATTTCAGGTTTCAAGAAATTGTCCCATTAAATGCTGGTAATGTTTTGGGCACCGAAGATGATGGTCCTGCTAAAATATGGCTAGCACTGGTTCGAAGAACTTTGAACAGTCTTCCCGGAAGTAGTGACAGTTATCGCACACCTTCCCCTGTTCCTTATCTAATAATTGAATCAGATGATGACTTTGAAGGATCAAATACTGAACAGGGTTCCGATTTCTCCGACTGTCGCTCTTTCCAATCATTGAGCAGAAGTATGAGAATGATGGAAAATGACATTTTGCTGCAACAACCTAGACTTGATCGCCGGTTCAGTGTATGTGATCGTGTGATATATGGGCATAGACCAAGTGATTATTATGATCCAAAAGTTGGTGATGTTTCCTCTCATGACGAAAACGATCTTGGTGAATTGCCTTGTACGCATTGTTACTCGCCTCTCTCTTACAATGGTTATGAGCCAATAGAAGATCGAGATCGAAATTCAGGGCAGTCAAGATATTGTTTAGCTGCAAGCAAACAAATGGTCGGGATTTTCCTTACGGTATGGATAAGGAGGGATCTGAGAGATGCTGTTAATAATCTGAAGGTGTCTTGTGTGGGCAGAGGATTGATGGGATATCTTGGAAACAAGGtatgattcatttgtattaatttcATGATTCAAGTTGAAACTAAAATGTATCACACAAAATCATCATCTCATGGAACTAAACTTGTCAGGGTTCGATTTCAATTAGCATGTCATTGCACCAAACAAGCTTCTGCTTCATTTGTAGCCATTTAACTTCTGGAGAGAAGGAAGGTGACGAGCAGCGAAGAAACTCAGATGTCATGGAGATTTTGAGGAAGACAAGGTTTCCCCGAGTTCATGGAATGGGAAATGAGAACTCCCCTCAAACTATTCTTGAGCATGAGTAAGTTTCCTTCCCTATTACATCGATCTGTTTTCCCCTTTGGTTTGTTATGTTGGTCATTCCATTGTTCCAATATCCAAGTGGTATAAAATGTTGGAAGCTCAGTCAAATTTTCGTGTTCTTTATTTTCCAGTCGAATTATATGGCTCGGTGACTTGAACTATAGAATCGCTCTTTCTTACCGATGTGCAAAGGCTCTAGTAGAGATGCGAAATTGGAGAGCTTTGTTAGAAAACGACCAGGCAAGAAAATAGACATTGGTTTTTTATCAGTTAGATATTAATGATTGTACTGACTGGTGTATCTACATTGTTAAATCCTTTTTTGTGAAAACAGCTGCGCATAGAGCAAAGACAAGGGCGTGTTTTTGCCGGATGGAATGAAGGAAAAATTTATTTCCCTCCTACGTACAAGTATTCAAATAACTCCGATCGATATGCCGGTGAGGACATGCATCCGAAAGAGAAACGGAGAACGCCTGCATGGTAAAttccttaaaaaaaatccaGTCCCAAAACGTGACTTTTAAAATGGTGACATTTTCTTGACATTGTATTTAAAATGAAGGTGTGATAGGATACTGTGGCATGGCCGTGGCCTCCAACAAGAGTTGTATGTCCGTGGAGAGTCCAGATTTTCGGATCATAGGCCTGTATACAGTATATTTCTAGCAGAAGTTGAGTCTATCAACCGGTGCCGAATGAAGAAAAGCACCAGTTATTCGAGTGCTAGAGTTGAGGTCGAAGA
This genomic window contains:
- the LOC140967770 gene encoding type I inositol polyphosphate 5-phosphatase 4, encoding MRDENSKKSKFSWPKTLVKKWFNIKSRAEDFHADDIINGGVDEEWSNNFSERVAFTTKKSKTEKSNRLNADRLRRNKIDLDASQITDVHNYRIFVATWNVAGKSPPSYLNLEEWLHSSPPADIYVLGFQEIVPLNAGNVLGTEDDGPAKIWLALVRRTLNSLPGSSDSYRTPSPVPYLIIESDDDFEGSNTEQGSDFSDCRSFQSLSRSMRMMENDILLQQPRLDRRFSVCDRVIYGHRPSDYYDPKVGDVSSHDENDLGELPCTHCYSPLSYNGYEPIEDRDRNSGQSRYCLAASKQMVGIFLTVWIRRDLRDAVNNLKVSCVGRGLMGYLGNKGSISISMSLHQTSFCFICSHLTSGEKEGDEQRRNSDVMEILRKTRFPRVHGMGNENSPQTILEHDRIIWLGDLNYRIALSYRCAKALVEMRNWRALLENDQLRIEQRQGRVFAGWNEGKIYFPPTYKYSNNSDRYAGEDMHPKEKRRTPAWCDRILWHGRGLQQELYVRGESRFSDHRPVYSIFLAEVESINRCRMKKSTSYSSARVEVEELLPYSFEYAPYDQQNFF